The following is a genomic window from Vibrio cyclitrophicus.
CGCACGTACTGATGCAGTAGAAGCATGTTGGAAGTACGTTCAACCAATCTTAGACTTCAAGCAAGACCCTCAAGCACTGTTTGGCTATGCTTGTGGTACTTGGGGCCCACAAGAAGCCGATGAGCTTCTGCAACGTGATGGCCGCGCATGGCGCTTCCCATGCAAGAACTTAACAGACACGGATTACTGCGAACTATGATCAATCACAAGATCTTTGCAACGCCTGAACTGGTCGTTGAAAACCTAGCAAACGAAATGAAAGCTTACAGCGAGCTGGGTAAACCTGTTCACATTTCACTGTCGGGTGGTAGCACGCCAAAAATGCTTTTCAAGCTTTTAGCTGAAGCACCGTACGCAGAAGGCATTCAATGGAATAACCTTCATTTTTGGTGGGGCGATGAACGTTGCGTGGCACCAGATGACGCTGAAAGCAACTTCGGCGAAGCGAATGCGCTGCTTTTCTCAAACGTGAACGTTCCGGCAGAGAACATCCACCGCATCCGTGGTGAAGATGAGCCTAAAGCAGAAGCTGAGCGTTTCGCAAAAGAGATGGCAGACGTGATTCCAACTGAAAACGGCACGCCTGTATTCGATTGGATTCTGCTAGGTGTTGGCGCAGACGGCCACACAGCTTCATTATTCCCGGGTGTAACTGACTACCAAGATGAGAACCTATCTGTATTAGCTTCTCACCCAGAGTCGGGTCAGATCCGTATTTCTAAAACAGCGAAAGTTTTAGAAGCAGCAAAACGAATCAGCTACCTAGTGCTTGGCGCAGGTAAAGTCGAGATCGTTAAAGAAATTCATACAACTCCTGCTTCAGAACTGCCTTACCCGGCAGCGAAAATCCAGTCTAAAACTGGCGAAACAGAGTGGTTCCTAGATTCAAATGCAGCAAGTGCTATCGCATAAGTGCGAATAGCCGCAAGGAGATATAAATAATGAAAGGTGATATCGGTGTAATTGGCCTAGCAGTAATGGGTCAGAACCTTATCCTAAACATGAACGACCACGGCTTCAAAGTTGTGGCTCACAACCGTACTGCTGCGAAAGTAGACGAGTTCCTAGAAGGCCCAGCTAAAGGTACTAACATTGTTGGTGCATACTCTCTAGAAGAGCTAGTTGAGAAGCTAGAAGCGCCACGTAAAGTGATGCTTATGGTTCGTGCTGGTGACGTTGTAGACACGTTCATCGACAAGCTTGTACCACTTCTAGACAAAGGCGACATCATCATTGATGGTGGTAACACTAACTTCCCAGACACTAACCGTCGTGTTGCTGCTCTTCGCGAGAAAGGCATCCACTTCATCGGTACGGGTGTTTCTGGTGGTGAAGAAGGCGCTCGTTTCGGTCCTTCTATCATGCCAGGCGGTTCTCCTGAAGCTTGGGAAGCGGTTAAGCCTATCTTCCAAGGTATCTCTGCGAAAACTGACGCAGGTGAGCCTTGCTGTGATTGGGTTGGTAACGACGGTGCTGGTCACTTCGTTAAGATGGTTCACAATGGCATTGAATACGGTGACATGCAGCTTATCACTGAAGCATACCAGTTCATGAAAGATGGCCTAGGTATGAACCACGACGAAATGCAGGCTGTATTTGCTGACTGGAACAAAACTGAGCTAGATAGCTACCTAGTAGAAATCACTGCTGACATCCTTGGCTACAAAGATGAAGACGGTGAAGCACTAGTTGAGAAGATCCTAGACACTGCTGGCCAAAAAGGTACGGGCAAATGGACAGGCATCAATGCACTAGACATGGGTATCCCACTGACTCTAATCACTGAGTCTGTATTCTCTCGTTGCCTATCTGCACTTAAAGATCAACGTGTTGAAGCTGAGAAACTGTTCGGCAAGACAGTTGCTCCAGTTGAAGGCGATAAGCAAGAGTGGGTTGATGCAATCCGTCAGGCTCTACTGGCTTCTAAGATCATCTCTTACGCTCAAGGTTTCATGCTAATGCGTGAAGCGTCGAACGAAAACGGCTGGGATTTAAACTACGGTAACGTTGCACTTATGTGGCGTGGCGGTTGTATCATCCGTTCTGCATTCCTAGGCAACATTCGTGATGCTTATGAAGCGAACCCAGAGATCGCATTCCTAGGTTCAGATGCATACTTCAAAGGCATCCTAGACAACTGCATGGGCGCTTGGCGTAAAGTTGCAGCTAAGTCTATGGAATCAGGCATCCCAATGCCATGTATGACTTCTGCACTAACGTTCCTAGACGGCTACACAACAGCTCGTCTTCCAGCGAACCTTCTACAAGCTCAACGTGACTACTTCGGTGCTCACACTTACGAGCGTACTGACCGTCCACGTGGTGAATTCTTCCACACAAACTGGACTGGTACAGGCGGCGACACTGCTTCTACAACTTACGACGTATAATCGTTAGTTAGAATCAGTAGAGAACAAATTTGTTCTTTCAGCTGCAAACTAGAAAACAAAAGGATGCCTCAGTGGCATCCTTTTTTGTTGGTTTGCGTATTTTTAGATGGTCACTTCAAACACACAACTAATTATCGCTTAGGCGGTCATGATATGTGGTTGTACATCGTCGTTGTATTGATCTCGAATGGACATAAAGCTGTCTAGGTTTTGTTTAGGCGCTTCAACCCACTCTGGGTCAAACATTCAACCAGTGTTTGCTTCTATATAGGCCATCACCTCATTCAGTGACCAAGCGTGTTTATAGGCTCTTTTACTCATTAACGCATCGAATACGTCTGCCAGTTAATAGCGTATGCGCTATTGCTTAACTAAAGTGCTGTTAATGATGATCTGGACGTTAAATAACCATTTTGAAATTAAATGAAAAGATAAATAGGATAACGCACATGCTTTATGCCATCATAAAGACATAAACAAGGGCAATGGAAATAATGCCCAAATGATTGAGCTAGAAGCGGTCAGTGATGACGGTGTTCTAGAGTATATTCAAGGCCGTGAGCTGCCTTGAAAAAGGTAATGTTATGACTGAAGAAGAAAGAATCGAACTGCAACAAAACAACCCTCTACATGGCTTAAAGCTTGAAACCATGATTACTGAGTTAGTCGATCACTATGGTTGGGAAATTTTGGATGCAGCAATGCGCATGAACTGCTTTAATACTAAACCAACGGTAGCAAGTGCGGTTAAATACCTGAAGAAGACAGAATGGGCTCGTGAGAAGGTTGAAAACTTCTACCTTTACCGTTTTAAGCGTATGCCTAAAGCTTCAGATATTGAGTATCAGATGCCACCACGCTCACGCACGTTCCGTCACGGGTTAGAACCTCGTGAACCAATGGAGTTGACGGTTGAGTCTATCCACGCTTCTCAAGCTAAAGCTGCATCTGCATTTAAAGAACGCCGAGGCGGTAACGGTCGTAACTTTCGCCGTTAGCAAGAGCCGTCTTTAAAAAATGGCATTGTTAGCCGCCGTTAGATAAGGCGTAGATAATTAATGCGCCTAATTAGACAAGCGAAAAACACAAAAGGAGCCTAAGCGCTCCTTTTTAATACGTATAACTATTAAATCCGTCTAAAGCTTATTGTTCTTGAGCCTTAAGCTTCGCGGTGCTTTCTTTGATTCTTCCAAAGGTCAACGACATAGACAATGGCGCTGATCAGTAAGAATAGCGCTGACACAGAAAACAGAGCGGGCATCTTTAGGATCCACGCGAATGTGGCAGCAAGAAAAGCGACAAAGCAAATGAGTCGACTTGATGACATGACATGACCGAGTTTAATGTTCATAACGCCTCCTAATGAAGTCTCACTTTCGACAGGAGAATTATCCCATGTCTATTGGAATAAAGGCTAAAAAACAGTCTAAATTGTTATCAAATTTACTAATTGACAAACTCGCCTCACACATTTTAGCTTGGCTATTTTATAGGGCGTAAAATAACCAATTGAGGGGATTTGTCACTTCTTCATGCTTAACGATTTACGTTGTGTTTTGCTAACGAAAGGCGTGATTACTGTACGAAGTAATTTGAATAAAAGCTAGTTGATATAAAACCTAGTTAGCATAGAAGAAGTAAGCGGTGATCAAAAAGCTAGCGATGATCACAGTAGTACGGACATACTGTTGTGGGATACGACGAGAGATTTTAGCTGAATAGTAACCACCGACCAATGTCCCAAATAAGACAGCTATGCCTGATGGCCAATCAATCGAACCATTCACGATAAAGAACACGATTGCCGCGAGTGACGCGCATGCCGACACCAACAGTTTGATGCCATTCATCACATTGATATTGGTATATCCAGCCAGTGCCAAGTAACTCAATGTCACAATGCCTAATCCTGCATTAAAATAACCACCATAAACACACACGATAAGTAACATCAAAGCAGAAAATAATGCTCCAGCGCTGTTGGCGTGTTTGTGTTTAGCTGTGAGTTTCTTAAGCCATTGATTAAGTGTTCCACCGAAAGTAAAAAGAAGTGCTGCAAAAAGCAGTAACCAAGGAACGGATTGAGTAAACAATGCTTCTGGTGTGTGTAGCAATAAAAACGCACCGATACCCCCACCAACTACACACAAAGTGATGACGATCTTGAGCTGCTTAGTACCTGATTTAATCTCGTGTCTAAGTGCATATGCACCACTAATGTAGCCCGCACATGAGGCAAAGGTGTTGGTCGCATTAGCGGCTATCGGAGGGACACCAGCGAATAACAGAGCTGGAAATGTGATGAAACTGCCGCCACCAGCGATGGAGTTAAGTACACCACCGCTAACACCTGCTGTAAATAAGATGAGCCAATCCAAAAGCAAAGACCAATCGAGTTGCATTATAATTTCGTTCCTTCTAGTTATTTTGTAACGGAATTGTGACTAGACTATCACTAAGTATTTATTTTGTTTATTAAATATATGATCTTTCATAGAAGACGTTTCGTTTGATGAGAATGTAAATTGAACTAATTGTCACAGTCTATAATCATAAATCTGTGACTTTTTATTTTTGAACAAGGGAATGACAATGGAAAAACGAGTTAAAAACGCGAATTTAGGACAAGATCAAAGACCTATCCCTCAGGAAGCTTTTGATTGGTATGACGAATATGCTCATGGGGTAATCGACAGAAGAGAATTTATGCGTAGGCTTGGTGGCCTTGCTGTACTTGGTTTTACTATGTCCACATTAACCAGTGCTTTGATTCCTAATTACACACTCGCCGAGCAAGTTTCATTTAACGATCCTTCTATAACGGCGAGCTACGCTCAGTTTTCGTCTCCCAAGGGGCATGGAGAGTGCCAAGGTTATTTGGTTGTACCTAAAGATCTTCAAGGTACGGCTCCCGTTGTTCTTGTGGTGCATGAGAACAGAGGTCTAAACCCGTACATCAAAGATGTTGCGAGGCGCTTAGCTGCGCAAGGTTTCATTGCGTTTGCACCTGACGCTTTATTCCCTATCGGTGGTTACCCAGGAAACGATGATGAAGGGAGAAGCATGCAGAAAGGAATGGACAAGTCTAAGCTTGAAGAGGACTTCATAGCAGCTGCGCTGTTCTTGAAAGATCATGAACTCAGCAATGGGAAACTTGGTGCGGTTGGCTTCTGTTATGGTGGTTATGTGGTAAACATGCTTGCTGCTACGATACCTGAAAAGCTCAATGCTGGAGTGCCTTTCTATGGTACACCTGCGGCTGATGAAATTCGCGAAAGAGTGAAAGGCCCGCTGATGCTTCAGTTTGCTGAGTTAGACAAGAGAGTAAACAGTACATGGCCGGATTATGAGAAACGTCTAAAACTGAATGAAGTTGATTACACCGCTTACGTTTACGAAGGTGTGAACCATGGCTTTCATAACGATTCGACAGGGCGTTATGCCGAACAAGAGGCCGAACTGGCTTGGAGTCGTAGCTTAACATTCTTTAAGGAGCATCTAAGCGTTTAGAAGCATGTGAGCTTGATGAATTGAAGCGACATACAAATGATATAGATAACTCACGAGTTGTTAGTTAGAAGGTCGTGCATCAAAAAAGCCCTAACAGGACAAATGTCTGTTAGGGCTTTTTAGTAACGTGAGATTATGCTTCTACGGGTTTAGCTTTAAATTTTTGAAATAACTTGAGGAGTATAGGGCTGCTTAACACGAGCACCGCTAAAATAGTGAAAGTCATTGTAATTGGACGTTCCCACAAGAAGCTTAACTCGCCATCGCTGATCATCAACGCACGTCTTAAGTTCTCTTCCATCAAGCCTCCTAAAATAAACCCAAGCAGTAATGGTGCGAGAGGGAAGTTTGCTAACCTCAGTGCTATAGCAGCTATCGCGACGATTAACATCACAAACACATCCATCGTGTTGAACGACACCAAATAGACACCTGTGATAGAGAAGAACAGTATCATTGGTAATAGCACCGTTCTTGGTACAGCAAGCAGTTTAGATATGTAAGGGATAAGCGGTAGATTCAAAATAACCAGTACAATGTTGCCAAAGTACATTGAGATAATTACAGACCAAAATACATCTGGGTGCTCAACGAATAATCGAGGTCCCGGTTGAATACCGTAAGCGATTAGGGCACCAAGCATGATTGCGGTAGTACCAGAGCCGGGAATACCAAGCGTCAGTAGCGGAACGAATGAACCACTTGAAGCTGCGTTGTTTGCTGATTCAGGAGCAACAAGACCACGGATACTGCCTTTACCAAATTCTTTCTGTTTGTCTTTCGGTGCCAAGCTTCGCTCCATACCGTAACTCAAGAAAGCGGCAATGGTTGCGCCAGCACCGGGTAAAACACCAGTAAAGAAACCTAGGATCGAAGAGCGAATCGAAACGGGGGCGACTTCTTTAAACTCTTCTTTGGTCACTTTCATACTGCCAATATCGGCCATTTTCTGGCTTTCTTCGCCGCTAGTGTCTTTTTCTGGTTTTAAAATACCCATTAAAGTCTCACCTAGAGCAAACGTTGCCATTGCCAATAGTAAAAAGCTAAAGCCATCCATTAGATCGGTTAAGCCAAAAGTAAATCGCTCAACACCAACGCCTTTATCGATTCCAACGGTGGAAAGCATTAAGCCTAGGATAGTCATCATCCACGCCTTCACCACTTGACCAGGGCCTGCAAATGCGGCTACGGCTGATAAACCTAGTAGCATTAGTGCGAAGTAGTCAGAAGACTGAAAGCTCAATGACACGCTTGCGAGTGCTGGCGCTGCAATCAACAGCATAATGGCTGAGAGCGTGCCACCAGTGAAAGAAGAGTAAGCCGCGAGTGCGAGTGCTTTACCCGCTTGTCCTTTCTGCGCCATTGGGTAGCCATCGAACGCGGTGACGACCGTTGAAGAACAACCTGGAGCATTGATTAAGATTGATGACGTAGATCCACCAAAAACCGCGCCGTAATACACACCAGCCATTAAGATGAGGCCAGAAGAAGGGTCTAAGCCGTATGTAATAGGGATCATCAACGCAATGGCTGAAATTGGTCCTAATCCCGGAAGCATCCCGATAAAGGTACCGACGAAGCAACCCACGATGACCATCATGATGTTCATTGGCATCACAGCGGTCGAAAGCCCTTGTAAAATTCCATCTAACATAATGTTATCCCTACCAAAGAGTGAAGATTAAACCAGGCTCTAGGTAGATATCTAAGCCTTGAGTTAATAGAAGAAAGAACGCGATAACGAAAGGAAACGACGCGCCAAATAAAACAGCTTTACGGCGTTCACCCAATAAGTAAAAGCCAGCAAGCAAGAAGAAGCTCGTTGCCAGAACAAAGCCAAGGTAAGTAAGACCAACACCGTACAGTGCCATCAATACTAAAAAGCCAATCAGTAGTTTCCAATCAAAGTCAGAAATAGCTCCGCTGTCTTTGTCTACTTGTCCGGTGACAAGCAATACTAACGATAAACCAATACCTGCAATGGTTAGTAATGTTGGTAATGTGCGAGCCGTAAAGGGTTCGTACTCGTCGCCAGGGAAAAGGGGAATGAGTGTGGTTTGATAGCCGTAGCAAAGGCACACGAGTAAAAAAATCATTGCCCCGACGCGATCGCGACATAGCAAGTATTCTTTACTTAAAAATTTGGTTGGTAGGTCCGACATATCCAACTCCGTTTAGGGTGGTATAGAAAAGTAAAAAACCGTACATGAGCGAGTTAATGAATAATGTCTGGGATCACTAACCTAAGGTAAGCGGATTACAATGCTTAATGTTCAAGCCACTTGCGTCTACAACGATTCGACAAGTTTTAGTAATTCGATACGGATAAACAAAGGAGTTTGAAGTTAACTCATGTACGGCGAAACAAGAGAATAGTGAAGAGGGTATGGGTAAGATGCCCTCTCTAGTATTGGTTATTTCAAGAAACCAAGCTCACGCATGAGGTCGCCCATTTGCTTTTCTTGATCTTCTAGGAAGGCGTAGAAGTCTTTGTCAGCTTTGTAGTTGTCAATCCAACCATTACGGTCACGGACCACCTGCCATTCGTCGGTCTTGTACATCTTGCCAAGCGCTACATTCCATTCATCAATCTTTGCTTGGCTCGTGCCTGGAGCTGCAAAGAAACCACGCCAGTTAGCAAATACGGTTTCGTTGCCATATTCCGTGAGCGTCGGGATGTTTGGTGCAGCATCAAGTCGTTTTGGTGCCGTGACTGCAAGCACTTTAACTTGACCCGATTTAGACATCTCTAGCACTTCACCAAGGCCTGTCGAAAGCAGCTGTGTTTCGCCAGATAGTAGAGCAGCCATCGCTTTACCTCCTGCATCATAGGCGATGTAACGTACTTTCTTAGCGTCGAAACCTTCGCCTTTAAACGCTGCAGCGACTACTAGGTGGTCCATACTGCCACGAGCTGAGCCGCCTGCAATTTTTACTTTACGGGGATTGGCTTCAAATTCTTTAACCACGTCTTCCCAGGAGTTGTATTTAGAATCCGCAGACGCCACGATTGCACCGTAGTCGGCAATGGTTGCAGCAACTGGCGTTAGATCTCGGAAAGATTGAGGGAAAATCCCGGTCAACGAGCGTACAACGATAGGAGTCGAGTTAACCATCAGTGTATCTTCCTGACGCTTAGCGGTCTCGATTAGATGAGCAATAGCTTTACCACCACCACCACCAGACAAGTTTTGGAAAGAGACATTTTCTACGATGTCTGATTTGACCAATACATTACCCGTACCACGAGCTGTCATATCCCAACCGCCACCAGCGCCGCCAGGGATTAGGAAGTGGATTTTCTCTACGTCAGCAGCAAAAGTGTTGAAAGAAAAGGTAGCTGCGATAATAGAAGCCGCAAGAGTAGGTTTCAGTGCCTTGAACATGGTTCACGTTCCTTATGTAGGGGATCTCTTCAATGGAGAGAAACTTATGTTTTATATATAGCTGCTAAACACGACTAGGACATTGCTTAGCAGGTAAGGTTAAAGTTAACGATGTGTTAATGAATTGTCTTTAATGCGGCGATATTGAGAATAAAGAACATTGGGTGAATAAAGTTCATAAAGTTTACGGGAGGGATTAATGTCACTATTCGCTGTGAGACATAAAAAGAAGGGCACATCAGCCGTCTTCTTTGTCTTTGTATGCGAGCGAGCAGGTGCCTATGCGGAAAATGAGCTGCGTTTGACTAGTTCGGCTGTAAGTTGTCGACACATCGTTTTTTAAATCATTTTGGAATAGGCAAGGGGTTGAAGGGTTCTTTTCTGATTGGATTCATAAGAAACAAATGTTTAAGTTATTTATTGTTCGTTTTTAGCAAGTTTTATTGTTTATAAAAAATACTACCTTAGTCTAAATTGTCGACAATCTACTTGATTGTAGACAATTTGATCGTGTATTTTATGTTCATGTTATGAAATTGTTGACAGTTAGGGTCGGCAATCAGAAGTGAGCAGCGTGAATATGAATACTGCGATAAAAGATCTCACCTTAAGTGCAAACACGAAAACTCGTGTGAGCGATAAAGAAAACACTAAGTCAGAAAATCTGACGGAATACCTCGTTGAGGCGATTGTGAACGGTGAATTAGCACCGGGCAGTAAGATCTCGGAGCCTGAACTGGCTAAACGCTTCGAGGTAAGTCGAGGTCCTTTGCGTGAAGCGATAATGCGGGTCGAAGGGCTTGGCCTGATCGAACGTATTCCTCATGTCGGAGCTCGAGTTATTACCTTTTCTGCAGAGAAACTGCTAGAGCTGTACGCGGTGAGAGAAGCATTGGAAGGTATGGCTGCGCGATTAGCAGCGAGGCACATCACACAAGATGAGTTGATTGGGCTTGAAGGCTTATTGTCGACACATTCTAAACATATCGATGAAGTCGAAGGTTCATCATACTTCCATCAACATGGCGACTTCGATTTCCATTACCGCATTATCAAAGCGAGTCGTAACAGCAAACTGATTTCGCTGTTGTGTGACGAGCTTTATCACCTATTACGAATGTACCGCTATCAATCGCCTAGGGCTCAGTCTCGACCAAAAGAGGCGCTCGATGAACACAAATACATCCTACAAGCGATTCGTAATCGAGATGAAGAGCTAGCAGAAATGCTAATGCGACGACACATCTCGGGCAGTCGATTGCTGATAGAACAACAAATTCAATCCAAAGATCTTGATTAAGCGACCATTGGAATCTGTCAGCGGATCAGTGCTGGCGATAACCAAAAGCCGTAAGTCTTAAAGGTTAGCTAGAAATAAACAATTAACAGGGAGCGTCATTATGAAGTTATCAGCAGGAGCAAAGTTCCGACAAGCTGTGCAAGACAACGACCCATTGCAGATCGTCGGTACGGTGAATCCGTATTGCGCGATGATGGCAAAGAACTTGGGGCATCAAGCTATTTACCTATCTGGTGGAGGCATCGCCAATGCGTCTTATGGTTTGCCTGATTTAGGTATCACCACATTGAACGATGTGTTGGTGGATGTTGAACGTATTACCAATGCGTGTGATTTGCCTTTGCTGGTGGATATCGATACGGGTTTTGGTGGCGCATTTAATATTGCACGTACCATTCGCGCTATGGAGAAGGCAGGCGCAGCTGCAATTCATATGGAAGATCAAGTGGCCCAGAAACGCTGTGGTCATCGACCAAATAAAGCGATTGTTAGCCAGCAAGAGATGGTCGATAGAGTCAAAGCGGCAACCGATGCTAG
Proteins encoded in this region:
- a CDS encoding sulfite exporter TauE/SafE family protein, which translates into the protein MQLDWSLLLDWLILFTAGVSGGVLNSIAGGGSFITFPALLFAGVPPIAANATNTFASCAGYISGAYALRHEIKSGTKQLKIVITLCVVGGGIGAFLLLHTPEALFTQSVPWLLLFAALLFTFGGTLNQWLKKLTAKHKHANSAGALFSALMLLIVCVYGGYFNAGLGIVTLSYLALAGYTNINVMNGIKLLVSACASLAAIVFFIVNGSIDWPSGIAVLFGTLVGGYYSAKISRRIPQQYVRTTVIIASFLITAYFFYAN
- a CDS encoding VF530 family protein; translated protein: MTEEERIELQQNNPLHGLKLETMITELVDHYGWEILDAAMRMNCFNTKPTVASAVKYLKKTEWAREKVENFYLYRFKRMPKASDIEYQMPPRSRTFRHGLEPREPMELTVESIHASQAKAASAFKERRGGNGRNFRR
- a CDS encoding dienelactone hydrolase family protein, with product MEKRVKNANLGQDQRPIPQEAFDWYDEYAHGVIDRREFMRRLGGLAVLGFTMSTLTSALIPNYTLAEQVSFNDPSITASYAQFSSPKGHGECQGYLVVPKDLQGTAPVVLVVHENRGLNPYIKDVARRLAAQGFIAFAPDALFPIGGYPGNDDEGRSMQKGMDKSKLEEDFIAAALFLKDHELSNGKLGAVGFCYGGYVVNMLAATIPEKLNAGVPFYGTPAADEIRERVKGPLMLQFAELDKRVNSTWPDYEKRLKLNEVDYTAYVYEGVNHGFHNDSTGRYAEQEAELAWSRSLTFFKEHLSV
- a CDS encoding tripartite tricarboxylate transporter substrate binding protein, whose product is MFKALKPTLAASIIAATFSFNTFAADVEKIHFLIPGGAGGGWDMTARGTGNVLVKSDIVENVSFQNLSGGGGGKAIAHLIETAKRQEDTLMVNSTPIVVRSLTGIFPQSFRDLTPVAATIADYGAIVASADSKYNSWEDVVKEFEANPRKVKIAGGSARGSMDHLVVAAAFKGEGFDAKKVRYIAYDAGGKAMAALLSGETQLLSTGLGEVLEMSKSGQVKVLAVTAPKRLDAAPNIPTLTEYGNETVFANWRGFFAAPGTSQAKIDEWNVALGKMYKTDEWQVVRDRNGWIDNYKADKDFYAFLEDQEKQMGDLMRELGFLK
- a CDS encoding tripartite tricarboxylate transporter permease — encoded protein: MLDGILQGLSTAVMPMNIMMVIVGCFVGTFIGMLPGLGPISAIALMIPITYGLDPSSGLILMAGVYYGAVFGGSTSSILINAPGCSSTVVTAFDGYPMAQKGQAGKALALAAYSSFTGGTLSAIMLLIAAPALASVSLSFQSSDYFALMLLGLSAVAAFAGPGQVVKAWMMTILGLMLSTVGIDKGVGVERFTFGLTDLMDGFSFLLLAMATFALGETLMGILKPEKDTSGEESQKMADIGSMKVTKEEFKEVAPVSIRSSILGFFTGVLPGAGATIAAFLSYGMERSLAPKDKQKEFGKGSIRGLVAPESANNAASSGSFVPLLTLGIPGSGTTAIMLGALIAYGIQPGPRLFVEHPDVFWSVIISMYFGNIVLVILNLPLIPYISKLLAVPRTVLLPMILFFSITGVYLVSFNTMDVFVMLIVAIAAIALRLANFPLAPLLLGFILGGLMEENLRRALMISDGELSFLWERPITMTFTILAVLVLSSPILLKLFQKFKAKPVEA
- the gnd gene encoding decarboxylating NADP(+)-dependent phosphogluconate dehydrogenase, with amino-acid sequence MKGDIGVIGLAVMGQNLILNMNDHGFKVVAHNRTAAKVDEFLEGPAKGTNIVGAYSLEELVEKLEAPRKVMLMVRAGDVVDTFIDKLVPLLDKGDIIIDGGNTNFPDTNRRVAALREKGIHFIGTGVSGGEEGARFGPSIMPGGSPEAWEAVKPIFQGISAKTDAGEPCCDWVGNDGAGHFVKMVHNGIEYGDMQLITEAYQFMKDGLGMNHDEMQAVFADWNKTELDSYLVEITADILGYKDEDGEALVEKILDTAGQKGTGKWTGINALDMGIPLTLITESVFSRCLSALKDQRVEAEKLFGKTVAPVEGDKQEWVDAIRQALLASKIISYAQGFMLMREASNENGWDLNYGNVALMWRGGCIIRSAFLGNIRDAYEANPEIAFLGSDAYFKGILDNCMGAWRKVAAKSMESGIPMPCMTSALTFLDGYTTARLPANLLQAQRDYFGAHTYERTDRPRGEFFHTNWTGTGGDTASTTYDV
- a CDS encoding GntR family transcriptional regulator encodes the protein MNTAIKDLTLSANTKTRVSDKENTKSENLTEYLVEAIVNGELAPGSKISEPELAKRFEVSRGPLREAIMRVEGLGLIERIPHVGARVITFSAEKLLELYAVREALEGMAARLAARHITQDELIGLEGLLSTHSKHIDEVEGSSYFHQHGDFDFHYRIIKASRNSKLISLLCDELYHLLRMYRYQSPRAQSRPKEALDEHKYILQAIRNRDEELAEMLMRRHISGSRLLIEQQIQSKDLD
- a CDS encoding tripartite tricarboxylate transporter TctB family protein; the protein is MSDLPTKFLSKEYLLCRDRVGAMIFLLVCLCYGYQTTLIPLFPGDEYEPFTARTLPTLLTIAGIGLSLVLLVTGQVDKDSGAISDFDWKLLIGFLVLMALYGVGLTYLGFVLATSFFLLAGFYLLGERRKAVLFGASFPFVIAFFLLLTQGLDIYLEPGLIFTLW
- the pgl gene encoding 6-phosphogluconolactonase, with product MINHKIFATPELVVENLANEMKAYSELGKPVHISLSGGSTPKMLFKLLAEAPYAEGIQWNNLHFWWGDERCVAPDDAESNFGEANALLFSNVNVPAENIHRIRGEDEPKAEAERFAKEMADVIPTENGTPVFDWILLGVGADGHTASLFPGVTDYQDENLSVLASHPESGQIRISKTAKVLEAAKRISYLVLGAGKVEIVKEIHTTPASELPYPAAKIQSKTGETEWFLDSNAASAIA